Genomic segment of Steroidobacter denitrificans:
CTGCCGCCGCTTACCCTTGCGTTCCTGCGCGTCACCATCGCCTTTCTGAGCTTGCTGCCCCTGGCATGGACGCGCCGGCGCAAGCTGGCCGCGGAATCGGTTACGGCCGTCCGCATGCCCTGGGGCACGATCGCCGCGATGGCCTTGGCCGGCGTGGCGCTGTACTACGGATTGTTTAATCTGAAGTTCTTGTGAAGAAAGAGTAAATTTATTCGCAGGCTCAGATACTTAACCTGAAGTTCTTGTGAAGAAAGAGTAAATTTATTCGCAGGCTCAGATACTTAACCTGAAGTTCTTGTGAAGAAAGAGTAAATTTATTCGCAGGCTCAGATACTTAACCTGAAGTTCTTGTGAAGAAAGAGTAAATTTATTCGCAGGCTCAGATACTTAACCTGAGCCTGGGGTGCTCGCGCCTGGCTACACGGTGATCTTCTGCAACAACTCCAGTGCGCGCTGTTGTTTCGAGTTCGCGGTGGTCACCGCGGCGAACGTGGATGTCGACTCGCCGGGCAGCGCGGCGCGGCAGGTATTTCGCACGATCGTGGACAACTCCGCCAGGAGCGTTGAGAAGCTGTGGGCGGGCGTTGCGTCGGGAAGCCGACCCGTCAGGGCTTTGCGTTTCGCGGCCTCAGAGCGCTTCGCCGGCGCCACCGGATCGCGCGTGGCTTTGGCGGCCTGGTCTTCGTCCGCAAACAGCAGCTCGCGCCAGGCTTCGCGCATGTGCCATTCGATGTAGTAGGCCAGTACGCACAGCAGGATATGTGCGCGTACTCGCTCGGCGAGCCGATGATGGATCGGCCGGATGCGCAGATCCACGCTCTTCAGCGTTCGGAACGCGCGCTCTACTTGAGCCAACGATTTGTATTGGCGCACGCATTCGGCCGCGTCCATGATCTGGGCCGGGACGCTGGTGCGGATGACATAGAGCCCATCGAGGCGGGCTTCGGTTTCGATACCGTCGGTCTTGCGCTCGAAGCCGAAGAGATCCTCGCGGATATCGAGTGCGAAGTGCTTGGCCATCTTGTATTGATTGACTATGCGGCCAACCCGCACACCGATGTTATCTTGGCCTCGCAAGCGCCCCTTGGCCACGGACGCGCGGATCTTCTCGAGCTGCTTTTCGGTGGCGCACAACAGCTCTTCGCGCTTGTGTGCGCGCAGTTGCGCGAGCGCCGGGTTACGGCAGGCAACCAGGCGTTCACCGGGATAATCGGGGTGCTCAAGCTCGAACAGATTGCGCTCGTCGAACAGATCCAACTGCACATGTCCCTGGTTCACCAGCGTGCGGATGGAGGTGCTCTTGAGCGCGGTGATCCAGCGTACGCCTTGTTCATTCGTCAACGTATGGATGGCTTTCTGGGAGATCATGCCGCGATCACCCACCATCACCAGCTGCTCGACCCCAAACTCCTGCTTCAGCCGCGCGATTTCCGGCATCAGCGTTTGCGGGTCTGAGGTGTTGCCCTCGTAGACCGATACAGCGACCGGACAGCCCCGGCGGTCGGTGAGCAAGCCGTAGTTGACCTGCAGCATCCCCCGCTTACCGTCGCGGCTGTAGCCGAGTTTCGCCAGCGGGCAGGTGGTTCCCTCGAAATAGCTCGACGACAGGTCGTAGAGCACTACGCTGTCGGGACCCAGATGCCGCTGGGCCAGCTTTTTCTGGATCGCGCCCTGGCGCTCGAGCAGCCAGTCCATGGCGGCGTAGAGTTCCGTCTCGCTCGCATCCGCCACGCCGAAGTCCTGCGCGAGGGTGGTGGTGTGCCACCAGCGGGTGGTGGCGAGCTTGGTGCGCGGGCAGAGCACCCGGGCGGCCAGCATGGCCAGCACCAGATCGCGTTCGCGTGAGGGCTTCGTGCCCAGCAGTGAACTCAGGCGCAGCTTGGTCATGGCCAGGCGCACCGCCTCGACGTGGCCGTGTGCCTGCGATCCCACGACGTTGAACAGCGTCTGGAGTGGGTACAGGGGCTCACCCTTGAGAATCGCGCGCAAGGCATGGATCTGCTCATCGGTGAGGCTGGACAAGTTCGCGATCGTGCGCTTCCTGACCGTGTTTCCCTCGCGGAACGTCTCGCGCAGCAGGTAGGCGGGGCGGGACTTACGGTTGGGTACAACATCGATATGCATGCGCGTATTCTACGCTAAATTGGCCCCGTTGCAACTATTTACATGGGTACATATTTTGCGCAGAAAGACCACACAAGACTCGCAAGCCACTGATCCGCAACGGCTAACTAATTACCCAACGGGGGAATTCAGAAAGAACTTCGGTTTAATGCGGCGCTGATGCATATCTCCTCCTCCCAGGGAGCGCTGGTGCAAAGCTGCATCCCGGCGGTCACGGCGTTGGTGGCCATGCTTTGGCTGGGCGAGCGCGCGGGTGTGCTGCGCTGGTGCGGCATCGCGCTGTCCGGCCTGGGTGTGATCGTGGTGCTTACAGGCACGCCGGCGGCTCTGCCCGCGGCCGGCCTTGCGCCGCCGGGTGAGGACGGATCCGCCATGCTGGGCAATCTGCTCATGTTCGCCACCGTGGTGTGCTGGGGTCTGTATACCTCTTTGGTGAAGCGTGTCGCGCAGTTCGATTCCGTGGTGGTGACGACGGGGCTGTTCGGTGCCGGAGGGCTCATGCTGGCGCCGTTCGCCATCCTGGAAACCGCGGCACTTGGAGTACCCGCCTTGGGACTTTACAGCCTGGGCTGGCTCGATTGGCTGAGCGTACTGTATCTGGGGGCGATCGCCTCGGGCCTTGCCTTCGTGTTCTACAACATGGCGCTGGTCCGTATGGCTGCCGGCCAGGCGGGCGTGTACACGAATCTGATCCCGATCGTGGGTGTGGCCACCGGCGTAGTCGTTTTGCAGGAACCCTTGTCGCTGCGTGCCGTTGCCGGCGGGATATTGGTGCTGCTCGGGATCGCCCTGACCAGTCTGCGCGGGGCTCGCGACGGCGGCCGGCCGCTGCCGCGCACCGCGCGCGACATCTGAAGCGCTCAGCCGGAGTGCGCCTGTCAGGGGGCGGCCGGTGTAGTCAAATGGCGGACGAACTCCTGCGCGTGCAGCGGCAGATCTTCCAGACGGCGCACACAGATCATCAGCTTGCGCAGCGCCCAATCGTCAGTCAGGTCGATACGATGCAGCGCCATGGTGCGCATATTGCGTGATGCCGTACTTTCCGGCACGACGCCGATGCCGACGTTGCACTCCACCAGGCGGCAGACCGTGTCGAAACTTCGCAGGCGCACTCGCAGCTTGAGGCGGCGTCCGGCGCGCTCGGCCTTGTCGGATAAAAAACGCTGCAGCGAACTGGTACGGTCCAGGCCCACGAAATCATGATCCAGCACCTCCGGGAAGGCGATGCTTCGAATCGATGCCAGCGCATGCGAGGCGGCGGTGACCAGCACGAAGCGGTCGACCCGGAATGGATGCACCTCCAGGCCGGTGACATCCTCGGTACCCGCGACGATGCCTATATCGGCCTTGCCGTCGGCGACGGCCGCAACGATTTCGTCGCTCAAGCGTTCTTCCAGGTCGATATTCACGTGCGGACGTGAACTGAGGTATCGACTGAGCGGCTCGGCCAGGAACTCCGTCAATGCATTGGTATTGGACAACAGCCGGATATGGCCTTTGAGCCCCTCGGCATATTCAGCGAGTTCGCCGCGCATGCGTTCGGCCTGCTGCAGTATCTGGCGTGCATGAGGGAGTAGCGCCTGGCCGGCGGGGGTGGGATGGACGCCCTGGCGCTCGCGATTCAACAGGGGTGTACCCAATTCGATTTCCATATTGCGAATGCGGGTGCTGGCCGCGGCCACCGCCAGATGCATACGCTCGGCACCCGCCGTGATACTGCCGGCTTCCACGACATGTACGAACAGGGTGAGATCGGTGAGGTCGAAGCGCATCGCATGCATCTTAACCTGGAATGACTTCCACATCGCCGCGTTGCTGGCGCTGGTCGTCGGCCTTGGGCCATAATCGGCGGGCAGTTCGATCATGGCAATCTGTGCACCTATTACGAGTATTCTTGATTTTCCCCTTGTATTTCTCCCCGATCGCGGCGCTGCGGCGCTGTAATTTCCTCTTCATGGCCATGAAGCGGCAGCGCCGTTCGTGAAAATCTCCGGCGACAAGCTGGCAGGCGAACTGGCCCGCAAGCTGGCGGGTATCTACCTGGTATCGGGGGACGAGCCGCTGCTGGTCGATGAAGCGGCCGACGCCATACGTGCCCGCGCGCGTGCCGAGGGATATGCCGAAAGGGACTTGCATGTGATCGAACGCGGCTTCGACTGGCAGGCCTTGCTGGCCGATAGCCGCGCGCTGTCGCTGTTCGCGCAACGCAAAATCATCGAAATCCGCATGGCGAATCCTGCACCCGGGGAACCGGGTGCGGCGGCCATCGTGGATCTGGCCGGGCAGGCTGCGGCCGGCACCGACAATCTCGTGCTCATCATCACCGGCAAGATGGACGGCCGCACGCAAAATGCCCGGTGGGTGAGCGCCGTCGACAAGCAGGGTGTATTGGTACAGATCTGGCCGTTGGAGCGGACCCGCCTGCCGGCGTGGATACGCGATCGTCTGGTACGTCATGGGCTGAAGGCCGACGCCGACGCGGCGGCCCTGATGGCCGAGCGCGTCGAAGGCAACTTGCTGGCGGCACATCAGGAAGTGGAAAAACTGGCGTTGTTGCTGCCACCCGGCCCGGTGAGCGCACAGACCGTGCTGGAGGCGGTGGCCGACAATGCGCGCTTCGACGTGCTGCAATTGGGCGACTCGGCGATGCGAGGTCAGGCGGCCCGTGCTTTGCGCATCCTCGAGGGCTTGCGTGGCGAAGGTTTCGAACCCACCCTGGTGCTCTGGGCGCTCAACAAGGATCTGCAATGGCTGGTGCGAGCGCAGTACCTGATGCGTCATGGCCAGAGTGCGGAGGCGGCGATGAATGCCGTGTTCGTCTGGCGTCCGCGCCAGGCGGCGATGAAGCACGCCTTGGGGCGGCTCAGACCGGCGACGATACGCCTCCTTCTGCAAGAGGCGGAACGGGCCGACCGGGCGATCAAGGGCGTGCTGCGTACCGATCCCTGGGTGGAATTCGAGCGGCTGGTGGCCAGGCTCGCAGGCGTGGACCTTGCCGCCGCGGCTTGACGGACTTCGTGGCGATACCCTATCTACCATGACCACGATCGGGATTTTTGGCGGTACGTTCGATCCGATTCACTTCGGCCATCTGCGCACCGCGCTCGAACTGCTGCAAGCGCTGCGTTTGAACGAAATCCGCTTCCTGCCGGCAGGCAATCCGCCGCACCGGGAAACCACGGTAGCCAGTGCGGCGGAACGTCTGGCCATGGTGCGCGCGGCGATCCGGGATCAATCCGGTTTCAAGGTCGATGATCGCGAGATCCGTCGTGAAGGCTTGTCGTATTCCGTGGATACCATGCGTTCTTTGCGAACGGACTTCCCCGAGAGTTCGTTATGCCTGATCGTGGGTATGGATGCATTCCTGGGACTGACGAAGTGGTACCGGTGGCGTGAATTGCTGGAGTTGACGCATCTCGTCGTCGCCCATCGCCCCGGTTGGCGGGCGCCGGCCATGGGGCTGCTGGGGGAATTGCTGGTCGACCGCGGTACGAGCCGGATCGATGATCTGCACGAAGCGCACGCCGGCCGGATTCTCATCCATGCCGTGACGCAGCTGGAGATTTCTTCGACCGAGGTCCGCAAGTTGATCGGCGCGGGCCGCGATCCGCGCTATCTGATGCCCGAGGAGGTGCGGGGGATCATCGAGGAATCCGGATGCTATCGAACAAAAAAGTAAACCCCAAGATCAGCCCCAGAACGAGCCCCAGGACAAGCCCCAGGACAAGCGCCAGGATGAGCCCTACGATCAGCCCCATGATGAGCAAGGTGACCATGACCGCGAAAAGAGCACGAGCACGATGAGCAAGGTGACCATGACTGCGAAAAGCGCCAAGACCGTCCGGCGTGCTGCCGATGATGCCCAGGCGCCTGCGACCCGGCCGGCCGCCAGGAAATCCTCTCTCGGAAAAACAGCATCGGGAGCGGTCGTTCGCGGCAAGGCGGCATCAGGGAAAACATCAGGGAAAAATACCCGGGAAAAGCACGTGTCGGGTAAAGCGGCGCCAAAGAAACAGCTTTCCGGAAAACCTATCGGCGAGGCTGCTGCGCCTGCCGCTCGCCGCAACTCCGCTGCGCGGACCTCCACCGCCGCAGCCAGGTCCACCACAACCAGGTCCACCGCAATCAAGTCCACCGCAACCAGGTCCACCGCAGCCAAGTCTGCCGCAGCCAAATCCGCTGCATCCAGGCCCGCCGCGACCAGTTCCGCCGTTGCCCGGAGTCGGGCCAAGCAGAGGGGCACGCCCGATGTGGTATCGATCGTCGAGAACGCTCTGGACGAGATGAAGGCAGTGAACGTGAAGCGTCTGAACGTGCAAGGACTCACCGACATCACCGATACCATGATCATCGCCAGCGGCAATTCGGATCGGCATGTGCGCTCGATCGCCGATCGGGTGGTGGAGCGCGCGAAAAGCGCGGGATTCCGTCCCATGGGAGTCGAGGGAGAGCGCGACGGCGAATGGGTACTGGTGGATCTGCAGGACGTGATCGTGCACGTCATGCTGCCGCGGGTGCGCGAGTTCTATCGCCTCGAGAGTCTTTGGGATGTGAGCGCGGCACGCCGCGAGGCGGCCGGGCAAAGCGCCTGAGGGGCGGCGCCGGAACGTTTGCGATGGGGGCCGGCGGCAGCGGTTGCAAGCGGCGCGATGCGCATGCCATGAACGGGCACGGGCAGCGGCCTATCGCGGCGGCGGCGATCGGAGTGGATTCCAGATGCGCCTGATTCTGCTCGCCGCGGGTACCCGGTTGCCGCGCTGGGTCGACGAAGGCGTTCAGGAATATGCGCGGCGCTTCGGCCGCGATCATCCTCTGGAACTCCATGAGATCGCCCTGGGCCGCCGTACCGGCGGAGATCCCCGGCAGGCGGTCGCAAAAGAGGGTGCGCGCATGTTGGCCGTCATGCCTCCGGGGGCCTATGTCGTCGCCTTGCAGGTGGACGGCCGCGCCCTGTCGAGCGAGCAGTTGGCGCAATTTCTAGACTCGCGCATGCACGATACCCGCGACATCGTTTTCTGTATCGGCGGCCCGGACGGTCTGGCGCCGGAAGTGGATGCCCGCGCCCGCATGAAGTGGTCACTTTCGGCGCTGACCTTGCCGCATGCCCTGGCCAGGGTGATCGCCGCGGAGGCGCTATACCGCGCCGTCAGCATCATCAAGGGACACCCCTACCACCGGGCCTGAACCCTGCACCTGAACCCTGCGCCTGAACGATCCGTCCTGCCGGCTGCCGGAAGGGGCGTTGTACCCCTGTCGAACAGCCAGTCCGGCCACCGGCCCCTCACGCATCCAGCCTCGGGCTAGATTCACCAGTCCGGCCGCAAGCCGATTGACGATTCGTTAATCCGGCCCGCGAAAGAATGTCCGTCGCCCCATTTGGCCTGTATCCTTCGCCAGATGTCGAATATCTCCAAGCCCTTGATCTATCTGGCCTCCGCCTCGCCCCGGCGCAGCGCGCTGCTGCATCAGATCGGCGTCGCGCACCATGTATGGCCGCTCGCTGTCGATGAGCAGGTGCATGCCGCCGAGCAGCCGGCATGCTATGTGCAACGGCTGGCCGGCACCAAGGCCCGCACCTTGTGGGCGCAACTCGCGGAGGCGGCGCGCCTGCCGGTGCTGGCGGCCGATACCGCCGTGGCGATCGATAAAAACATCCTGGGCAAGCCTCGGGACGAAGCCGATGGCCTGCGCATGCTGGCGTTATTGTCGGGACGCACGCATGAGGTCTACACGGCCGTGGCGCTGTGCCGCGAGGATGCCTGTGATCTGGCGCTCAGCGTCAGCGAAGTAACCTTTCGATCTTTGTCGCAGAAGGAAATGTCGGCCTACTGGCACAGCGGCGAGCCGGCGGACAAGGCGGGCGCCTATGCGATTCAGGGCAGAGCGGCCCTGTATATCGAACATATCGCCGGCAGCTATTCGGGCATCATGGGGCTGCCGCTATTCGAGACGGGACGGCTGCTGGCGGCAGCGGGACTGCATTTCACGGGCCAGCAGGATTGCATGGACCCGCAGGCGCCGGGGCCATACCGGCATGCCGAACCGCCGGGGCAGACCGGGAACTCGCGGATCGCAACGGCCGAGGTTCGCGGATGACGGCCGATATCCTGGTGAATGTCAGTCCGCGCGAGGTGCGCGCCGCGCTGGTGGAGAACGGGGTGCTGCAGGAAATTTTCCTGGAGCGCGCAAATCGCCGGGGCCTGATCAGCAATATCTATAAGGGGCGCGTCTCGCGAGTACTGCCCGGCATGCAGGCGGCATTCGTGGACATCGGCCTGGAGCGCACGGCGTTCCTGCACGCTTCCGACATCGTCCATCCCGCGATCGGCGAGAACGGCCATCCGGATATGCCGGTGGATGAAGGCCGCAGCGCCGATATCCAGTCCCTGGTCAGCGAAGGCGGGGAGATTCTGGTGCAGGTGCTCAAGGATCCGCTGGGAACCAAGGGTGCGCGGCTGACCACGTTCATTACCATTCCTTCGCGCTACCTGGTCTACATGCCCAAGGGCCGCGGCATCGGTATTTCGGCGCGCATCGAAGATGAAGCCGAACGCCATCGCCTGCGTGAGACCGCCAAGCTGTTCCTGCGCAGCGACGAACCCGGCGGCTATATCGTGCGTACCGCAGCCGAAGGCGCGACGCCCGAAGCATTGCGGGCCGACATGCTGTTTCTGCAGAAACTCTGGGCCATGCTGAGCGAAAAGGCCGCCCAGACCCGGCCGGGAAACCTGGTACACGAGGATTTGCCGCTGGCGATACGCGTGATGCGCGATGTCGTTTCCAGCGGCGTGGCCCGGGTGAGCGTCGATCATCCGCAAACCGGCCGGCGCATGCTGGAGTTCGCGCGTACATTCATGCCGGACATGCTCGATCGTATCGAGATCTACGCCGGGGAGCGCCCGATCTTCGATCTATATGGCGTCGAGGAGGAGATCCAGAAGTCGCTGGAGCGCAAGGTACCTCTGAAGTCCGGCGGCTACCTGATCCTCGATCAGACCGAATCCATGACGACGATCGACGTGAATACCGGCGCCTATGTCGGCCACCGGACCTTGGAGGAGACGATATTCCGCACCAATCTCGAAGCGGCCGTCGCGATCGCCCGCCAGCTGCGCCTGCGCAACCTCGGCGGCATCATCATCGTCGACTTCATCGACATGGAGGAGGAGGAACACCGCAAGCAGGTACTGCAGGCGCTGGAGAAGGCATTGTCCTCGGACCAGGCGAGAAACCAGATTTCGTTCGTCTCGCCGCTGGGTCTGGTGGAAATGACCCGCAAGCGCACCCGCGAAAGCCTGGAACACATGCTGTGCACCGCTTGTCCAACCTGCGAGGGGCGTGGATTCGTCAAGACCGTCGAGACCGTCTGTTATGAGATTTTCCGGGAGATATTGCGGCAGTCTCGCCAGTTCCAGTTCCAGGAGCTGATGGTGCTGGCGCATCAGGATGTGATCGAGCGGCTGCTGGACGAGGAGTCCGCGGCCTTGGCCGAGCTGGAGGTGCATACGGGTAAGCCGATCCGCCTGCAGACGGAAGCCTTGTATCAGCAGGATCAGTACGACGTGGTGCTGATGTGAGAGCGTGACCAGGTGGCATCGCGTGCCGGCAAACGACTGAAGCGGCTGCTGGGCTGCCTGGCGGCGGTACTGGTCCTGGCGGGTCTGCTGCTCGGCGCATTCGGTTTTGTCGTCGGGCGCGTGCCGGAGTATCGCGGGCAGCTGCAGGACTGGCTGAACGAGCGCAGCGGTCTGGTCATCGAATTTCGGACAATCAGCGCTCGACTGCGCCTGTACGGTCCCGAACTGGTGTTCAACGATGCGGTGGTGCGGACCCCCGATCACACCCGTGTCCTGGCAGCGGCGAGCCGCGGCAGCGTCGGCTTCGATGTATGGAATGCATTGCGCACGGGACGGCTGGCCGCCGGACGTTT
This window contains:
- a CDS encoding Maf family protein, whose protein sequence is MSNISKPLIYLASASPRRSALLHQIGVAHHVWPLAVDEQVHAAEQPACYVQRLAGTKARTLWAQLAEAARLPVLAADTAVAIDKNILGKPRDEADGLRMLALLSGRTHEVYTAVALCREDACDLALSVSEVTFRSLSQKEMSAYWHSGEPADKAGAYAIQGRAALYIEHIAGSYSGIMGLPLFETGRLLAAAGLHFTGQQDCMDPQAPGPYRHAEPPGQTGNSRIATAEVRG
- the holA gene encoding DNA polymerase III subunit delta; amino-acid sequence: MKISGDKLAGELARKLAGIYLVSGDEPLLVDEAADAIRARARAEGYAERDLHVIERGFDWQALLADSRALSLFAQRKIIEIRMANPAPGEPGAAAIVDLAGQAAAGTDNLVLIITGKMDGRTQNARWVSAVDKQGVLVQIWPLERTRLPAWIRDRLVRHGLKADADAAALMAERVEGNLLAAHQEVEKLALLLPPGPVSAQTVLEAVADNARFDVLQLGDSAMRGQAARALRILEGLRGEGFEPTLVLWALNKDLQWLVRAQYLMRHGQSAEAAMNAVFVWRPRQAAMKHALGRLRPATIRLLLQEAERADRAIKGVLRTDPWVEFERLVARLAGVDLAAAA
- a CDS encoding DMT family transporter, which produces MLEHRRAVILLLITMLIWGSTFAVTKEVGERLPPLTLAFLRVTIAFLSLLPLAWTRRRKLAAESVTAVRMPWGTIAAMALAGVALYYGLFNLKFL
- a CDS encoding DMT family transporter, whose translation is MHISSSQGALVQSCIPAVTALVAMLWLGERAGVLRWCGIALSGLGVIVVLTGTPAALPAAGLAPPGEDGSAMLGNLLMFATVVCWGLYTSLVKRVAQFDSVVVTTGLFGAGGLMLAPFAILETAALGVPALGLYSLGWLDWLSVLYLGAIASGLAFVFYNMALVRMAAGQAGVYTNLIPIVGVATGVVVLQEPLSLRAVAGGILVLLGIALTSLRGARDGGRPLPRTARDI
- a CDS encoding IS1634 family transposase, which codes for MHIDVVPNRKSRPAYLLRETFREGNTVRKRTIANLSSLTDEQIHALRAILKGEPLYPLQTLFNVVGSQAHGHVEAVRLAMTKLRLSSLLGTKPSRERDLVLAMLAARVLCPRTKLATTRWWHTTTLAQDFGVADASETELYAAMDWLLERQGAIQKKLAQRHLGPDSVVLYDLSSSYFEGTTCPLAKLGYSRDGKRGMLQVNYGLLTDRRGCPVAVSVYEGNTSDPQTLMPEIARLKQEFGVEQLVMVGDRGMISQKAIHTLTNEQGVRWITALKSTSIRTLVNQGHVQLDLFDERNLFELEHPDYPGERLVACRNPALAQLRAHKREELLCATEKQLEKIRASVAKGRLRGQDNIGVRVGRIVNQYKMAKHFALDIREDLFGFERKTDGIETEARLDGLYVIRTSVPAQIMDAAECVRQYKSLAQVERAFRTLKSVDLRIRPIHHRLAERVRAHILLCVLAYYIEWHMREAWRELLFADEDQAAKATRDPVAPAKRSEAAKRKALTGRLPDATPAHSFSTLLAELSTIVRNTCRAALPGESTSTFAAVTTANSKQQRALELLQKITV
- the rsfS gene encoding ribosome silencing factor, encoding MKAVNVKRLNVQGLTDITDTMIIASGNSDRHVRSIADRVVERAKSAGFRPMGVEGERDGEWVLVDLQDVIVHVMLPRVREFYRLESLWDVSAARREAAGQSA
- the rlmH gene encoding 23S rRNA (pseudouridine(1915)-N(3))-methyltransferase RlmH, which translates into the protein MRLILLAAGTRLPRWVDEGVQEYARRFGRDHPLELHEIALGRRTGGDPRQAVAKEGARMLAVMPPGAYVVALQVDGRALSSEQLAQFLDSRMHDTRDIVFCIGGPDGLAPEVDARARMKWSLSALTLPHALARVIAAEALYRAVSIIKGHPYHRA
- the nadD gene encoding nicotinate-nucleotide adenylyltransferase, which translates into the protein MTTIGIFGGTFDPIHFGHLRTALELLQALRLNEIRFLPAGNPPHRETTVASAAERLAMVRAAIRDQSGFKVDDREIRREGLSYSVDTMRSLRTDFPESSLCLIVGMDAFLGLTKWYRWRELLELTHLVVAHRPGWRAPAMGLLGELLVDRGTSRIDDLHEAHAGRILIHAVTQLEISSTEVRKLIGAGRDPRYLMPEEVRGIIEESGCYRTKK
- the rng gene encoding ribonuclease G; this encodes MTADILVNVSPREVRAALVENGVLQEIFLERANRRGLISNIYKGRVSRVLPGMQAAFVDIGLERTAFLHASDIVHPAIGENGHPDMPVDEGRSADIQSLVSEGGEILVQVLKDPLGTKGARLTTFITIPSRYLVYMPKGRGIGISARIEDEAERHRLRETAKLFLRSDEPGGYIVRTAAEGATPEALRADMLFLQKLWAMLSEKAAQTRPGNLVHEDLPLAIRVMRDVVSSGVARVSVDHPQTGRRMLEFARTFMPDMLDRIEIYAGERPIFDLYGVEEEIQKSLERKVPLKSGGYLILDQTESMTTIDVNTGAYVGHRTLEETIFRTNLEAAVAIARQLRLRNLGGIIIVDFIDMEEEEHRKQVLQALEKALSSDQARNQISFVSPLGLVEMTRKRTRESLEHMLCTACPTCEGRGFVKTVETVCYEIFREILRQSRQFQFQELMVLAHQDVIERLLDEESAALAELEVHTGKPIRLQTEALYQQDQYDVVLM
- a CDS encoding LysR substrate-binding domain-containing protein, with the protein product MRFDLTDLTLFVHVVEAGSITAGAERMHLAVAAASTRIRNMEIELGTPLLNRERQGVHPTPAGQALLPHARQILQQAERMRGELAEYAEGLKGHIRLLSNTNALTEFLAEPLSRYLSSRPHVNIDLEERLSDEIVAAVADGKADIGIVAGTEDVTGLEVHPFRVDRFVLVTAASHALASIRSIAFPEVLDHDFVGLDRTSSLQRFLSDKAERAGRRLKLRVRLRSFDTVCRLVECNVGIGVVPESTASRNMRTMALHRIDLTDDWALRKLMICVRRLEDLPLHAQEFVRHLTTPAAP